The Apium graveolens cultivar Ventura unplaced genomic scaffold, ASM990537v1 ctg3306, whole genome shotgun sequence genome includes a region encoding these proteins:
- the LOC141701077 gene encoding bifunctional aspartate aminotransferase and glutamate/aspartate-prephenate aminotransferase-like isoform X1 has translation MVELVFKYSMVELVFKYSMAFAMTGWRLGYIAGPKQFVSACNKIQSQFTSGASSISQKAAVAALEIGYAGGEAVLTMVYIIDAKKFSDEPVPVITLPSRVPYGFHGTFMRKGAT, from the exons ATGGTGGAGCTTGTCTTCAAATACTCCATGGTGGAGCTTGTCTTCAAATACTCCATG GCTTTTGCAATGACTGGATGGAGACTTGGATATATTGCTGGTCCCAAACAATTTGTTTCAGCATGCAATAAGATTCAAAGCCAA TTCACATCAGGTGCCAGCAGCATATCTCAGAAAGCAGCTGTTGCTGCTTTAGAAATAGGCTATGCAGGTGGAGAGGCAGTTTTAACAATG GTTTATATAATTGATGCGAAGAAATTTTCAGATGAGCCAGTTCCAGTGATTACGCTACCAAGCAGAGTTCCATATGGTTTTCATGGAACTTTTATGAGAAAAGGAGCTACATAA
- the LOC141701077 gene encoding bifunctional aspartate aminotransferase and glutamate/aspartate-prephenate aminotransferase-like isoform X3 encodes MVELVFKYSMVELVFKYSMAFAMTGWRLGYIAGPKQFVSACNKIQSQFTSGASSISQKAAVAALEIGYAGGEAVLTMVKAFREQRDFRVKSFGELGVPIRRFI; translated from the exons ATGGTGGAGCTTGTCTTCAAATACTCCATGGTGGAGCTTGTCTTCAAATACTCCATG GCTTTTGCAATGACTGGATGGAGACTTGGATATATTGCTGGTCCCAAACAATTTGTTTCAGCATGCAATAAGATTCAAAGCCAA TTCACATCAGGTGCCAGCAGCATATCTCAGAAAGCAGCTGTTGCTGCTTTAGAAATAGGCTATGCAGGTGGAGAGGCAGTTTTAACAATGGTAAAAGCATTTCGCGAGCAACGAGATTTTCGTGTGAAAAGCTTTGGGGAATTAGGTGTGCCAATTAGAAG GTTTATATAA
- the LOC141701077 gene encoding bifunctional aspartate aminotransferase and glutamate/aspartate-prephenate aminotransferase-like isoform X4 yields the protein MTGWRLGYIAGPKQFVSACNKIQSQFTSGASSISQKAAVAALEIGYAGGEAVLTMVYIIDAKKFSDEPVPVITLPSRVPYGFHGTFMRKGAT from the exons ATGACTGGATGGAGACTTGGATATATTGCTGGTCCCAAACAATTTGTTTCAGCATGCAATAAGATTCAAAGCCAA TTCACATCAGGTGCCAGCAGCATATCTCAGAAAGCAGCTGTTGCTGCTTTAGAAATAGGCTATGCAGGTGGAGAGGCAGTTTTAACAATG GTTTATATAATTGATGCGAAGAAATTTTCAGATGAGCCAGTTCCAGTGATTACGCTACCAAGCAGAGTTCCATATGGTTTTCATGGAACTTTTATGAGAAAAGGAGCTACATAA
- the LOC141701077 gene encoding bifunctional aspartate aminotransferase and glutamate/aspartate-prephenate aminotransferase-like isoform X2, giving the protein MVELVFKYSMAFAMTGWRLGYIAGPKQFVSACNKIQSQFTSGASSISQKAAVAALEIGYAGGEAVLTMVYIIDAKKFSDEPVPVITLPSRVPYGFHGTFMRKGAT; this is encoded by the exons ATGGTGGAGCTTGTCTTCAAATACTCCATG GCTTTTGCAATGACTGGATGGAGACTTGGATATATTGCTGGTCCCAAACAATTTGTTTCAGCATGCAATAAGATTCAAAGCCAA TTCACATCAGGTGCCAGCAGCATATCTCAGAAAGCAGCTGTTGCTGCTTTAGAAATAGGCTATGCAGGTGGAGAGGCAGTTTTAACAATG GTTTATATAATTGATGCGAAGAAATTTTCAGATGAGCCAGTTCCAGTGATTACGCTACCAAGCAGAGTTCCATATGGTTTTCATGGAACTTTTATGAGAAAAGGAGCTACATAA